One region of Bubalus kerabau isolate K-KA32 ecotype Philippines breed swamp buffalo chromosome 6, PCC_UOA_SB_1v2, whole genome shotgun sequence genomic DNA includes:
- the SEC22B gene encoding vesicle-trafficking protein SEC22b — translation MVLLTMIARVADGLPLAASMQEDEQSGRDLQQYQSQAKQLFRKLNEQSPTRCTLEAGAMTFHYIIEQGVCYLVLCEAAFPKKLAFAYLEDLHSEFDEQHGKKVPTVSRPYSFIEFDTYIQKTKKLYIDSRARRNLGSINTELQDVQRIMVANIEEVLQRGEALSALDSKANNLSSLSKKYRQDAKYLNMRSTYAKLAAVAVFFIMLIVYVRFWWL, via the exons ATGGTGTTGCTCACGATGATCGCCCGAGTGGCGGACGGGCTCCCGTTGGCCGCCTCTATGCAGGAGGACGAACAG TCTGGCCGGGACCTTCAACAGTACCAGAGTCAGGCTAAGCAGCTCTTTCGAAAGTTGAATGAACAGTCCCCTACCAGATGCACCTTGGAAGCTGGTGCCATGACTTTTCA TTACATTATTGAACAAGGAGTATGTTATTTGGTTCTGTGTGAAGCTGCCTTCCCTAAGAAGCTGGCTTTTGCCTACCTAGAAGATTTACACTCAGAATTTGATGAACAGCATGGGAAGAAGGTGCCAACTGTGTCTAGACCCTACTCCTTTATTGAGTTTG ATAcctacattcagaaaaccaagaagcTTTACATTGACAGTCGGGCTCGGAGAAACCTGGGCTCCATCAACACTGAACTGCAAGATGTGCAGAGAATCATGGTGGCGAATATTGAAGAAGTGTTACAGCGGGGAGAAGCGCTCTCAG CATTGGATTCGAAGGCTAACAATTTGTCCAGTCTGTCCAAGAAATACCGCCAGGATGCGAAGTACTTGAACATGCGTTCCACTTACGCCAAACTTGCAGCAGTAGCTGTATTTTTCATCATGTTAATAGTGTATGTGCGCTTCTGGTGGCTGTGA